The Acidimicrobiia bacterium genome includes a window with the following:
- a CDS encoding DUF2203 domain-containing protein, protein MRIWTVDEANAALERVHAIVERVRDLMTEARERAANVAGNGHAGTNGHREGGPLDTQVQALLAELDRDGIVLRDVERGLVDFHAVAPSGRDYWLCWIVDEPELAWWHWPEDGFAGRQPLARPPA, encoded by the coding sequence ATGCGGATCTGGACGGTCGACGAGGCGAACGCCGCCCTCGAGCGCGTGCACGCGATCGTCGAGCGCGTCCGCGACCTGATGACCGAGGCCCGCGAGCGCGCGGCGAACGTCGCCGGCAACGGCCACGCCGGGACGAACGGGCACCGCGAGGGTGGACCGCTCGACACGCAGGTGCAGGCGCTGCTCGCCGAGCTCGACCGGGACGGCATCGTCCTGCGCGACGTCGAGCGCGGACTGGTCGACTTCCACGCGGTGGCTCCCAGCGGGCGGGACTACTGGCTGTGCTGGATCGTCGACGAGCCCGAGCTCGCGTGGTGGCACTGGCCCGAGGACGGGTTCGCGGGGCGGCAGCCGCTCGCGAGACCACCGGCGTGA
- a CDS encoding transglycosylase family protein has protein sequence MTANTPADAGTSQKPDDVHTKQDLHTRQFDADLALARQLVPVSAGDGLARDAVGHPMTTTFSRVTRLAAATELQRQRDLAAQLAAAAQARAAQDAVWDRLAQCETGGNWSMRGARYSGGLGFYNGTWDAFGGREFAPNAGMATRDQQIVVAERVRAQFGYTGWGCAPRVGL, from the coding sequence GTGACCGCGAACACACCTGCGGACGCGGGAACGTCGCAGAAGCCCGACGACGTCCACACGAAACAGGACCTGCACACGAGGCAATTCGATGCAGACCTCGCGCTCGCCCGTCAGCTCGTACCCGTCTCCGCCGGCGACGGGCTCGCACGCGACGCGGTCGGTCACCCGATGACGACGACGTTCTCGCGCGTCACGCGACTCGCGGCCGCGACCGAGCTCCAGAGGCAACGCGACCTCGCCGCGCAGCTCGCTGCCGCGGCGCAGGCGCGCGCGGCGCAGGACGCGGTGTGGGACCGGCTCGCGCAATGCGAGACGGGCGGGAACTGGAGCATGCGCGGCGCGCGCTACTCCGGCGGGCTCGGCTTCTACAACGGCACGTGGGACGCGTTCGGTGGACGCGAGTTCGCGCCGAACGCGGGCATGGCGACGCGCGACCAGCAGATCGTCGTCGCGGAGCGCGTGCGAGCGCAGTTCGGTTACACCGGCTGGGGCTGCGCGCCGCGCGTCGGCCTGTGA
- the serS gene encoding serine--tRNA ligase gives MIDLRRLRDDAEYRAGVERKRVRAGLVDEVLAADEERRRVQSEVQELRARQNAASKEIGKASPDERPAKIAAATELKEAVAAVEPRLTEVEARLRELALQVPNPADPRVPEGGEDEGEVLREVGEVGPAPALDHAAFGAALGLVDTEHAAEVSGSRFAYLMREAPLLELALVQWVMARLVAGGFTPVVPPVLVRESAMEEAGFFPTDRNQVYDVDEGELFLVGTAEVPLSGLHRGEIVDADALPLRYGGFSSCFRREAGTYGKDTRGIFRVHQFDKVEMFSYAHPSRSWEEMDALLAVEESIVGGLGLPYRVVDIAAGDLGPAAARKLDIEVWLPSEQRYRELTSCSNYLDFSARRLGTRVRDDRETMLVHTLNGTACAISRTLVFLFEHCQEPDGSFAVPDVLRPYCGFERIESRT, from the coding sequence GTGATCGACCTCCGCCGACTCCGCGACGACGCCGAGTACCGCGCCGGTGTCGAGCGCAAGCGCGTTCGCGCGGGCCTCGTCGACGAGGTGCTCGCGGCCGACGAGGAGCGACGCCGCGTGCAGAGCGAGGTGCAGGAGCTGCGCGCCCGCCAGAACGCGGCGTCGAAGGAGATCGGCAAGGCGTCGCCCGACGAACGGCCGGCGAAGATCGCCGCCGCGACGGAGCTCAAGGAGGCGGTCGCGGCCGTGGAGCCGCGACTGACGGAGGTCGAGGCGCGCCTGCGCGAGCTCGCGCTGCAGGTCCCGAACCCGGCTGACCCGCGCGTGCCCGAGGGCGGCGAGGACGAGGGCGAGGTGCTGCGCGAGGTCGGGGAGGTCGGTCCGGCGCCCGCGCTGGACCACGCCGCGTTCGGTGCCGCGCTCGGCCTGGTCGACACCGAGCACGCCGCCGAGGTGAGCGGCTCCCGGTTCGCGTACCTGATGCGCGAGGCTCCCTTGCTCGAGCTCGCGCTCGTGCAGTGGGTGATGGCGCGTCTCGTCGCGGGCGGATTCACGCCCGTCGTCCCGCCCGTCCTCGTCCGCGAGTCCGCGATGGAGGAGGCGGGCTTCTTCCCGACCGACCGCAACCAGGTGTACGACGTCGACGAAGGCGAGCTGTTCCTCGTGGGCACCGCGGAGGTGCCGTTGTCGGGGCTGCACCGCGGCGAGATCGTCGACGCGGACGCGCTGCCGCTGCGTTACGGCGGGTTCTCGTCGTGCTTCCGCCGCGAGGCAGGCACGTACGGCAAGGACACGCGCGGCATCTTCCGCGTCCACCAGTTCGACAAGGTCGAGATGTTCTCGTACGCGCACCCGAGCCGGTCCTGGGAGGAGATGGACGCGCTGCTCGCGGTCGAGGAGTCGATCGTCGGTGGTCTCGGGTTGCCGTACCGCGTCGTCGACATCGCGGCCGGCGACCTCGGTCCGGCCGCGGCACGCAAGCTCGACATCGAGGTGTGGCTGCCGTCCGAGCAGCGCTACCGCGAGCTGACGAGCTGCTCCAACTATCTCGACTTCTCCGCGCGCCGCCTCGGCACGCGCGTCCGCGACGACCGCGAGACGATGCTCGTCCACACGCTCAACGGCACCGCGTGCGCGATCTCGCGCACGCTCGTCTTCCTCTTCGAGCACTGCCAGGAGCCCGACGGGTCGTTCGCCGTCCCCGACGTGTTGCGCCCCTACTGCGGCTTCGAGCGCATCGAGTCCCGTACCTGA
- the pheA gene encoding prephenate dehydratase → MSPRRDSEPDDARTRAARDRVAYFGPRGTFTEEAVLTQADLAEQSLVPIATVPQVISTVEHGDADWGVVPIENSIEGSVSVTLDTLAFESELLIQREIDLPIVLNLCARPGTRIDDVTTVLSHPHAHAQCRGWMSRKLPDATLVAANSTAEAARQVSRSRRTDQAAIGTAFAAELYGLELLASEIEDHPENRTRFVLLGRGVPGPTGHDKTSIVCFQREDKPGSLLAILQEFAARGINLNKLESRPTKRGLGQYCFFIDCTGHIADEVVADCLRTLAARQAEVKFLGSYPVAGEEEAHARRTAVGRAARAAERWMDGLRAQIRAEGHA, encoded by the coding sequence GTGTCACCGCGCCGCGACTCCGAGCCCGACGACGCCCGCACGCGCGCGGCGCGCGATCGCGTCGCGTACTTCGGACCGCGCGGAACGTTCACCGAGGAGGCCGTGCTCACACAGGCGGACCTCGCCGAGCAGTCGCTCGTGCCGATCGCGACCGTCCCGCAGGTCATCTCGACCGTCGAGCACGGCGACGCCGATTGGGGTGTCGTCCCGATCGAGAACTCCATCGAGGGATCGGTCTCGGTCACGCTCGACACGCTCGCGTTCGAGAGCGAGCTGCTGATCCAGCGCGAGATCGACCTGCCGATCGTGCTGAACCTCTGCGCGCGCCCGGGGACGCGCATCGACGATGTCACGACCGTCCTGTCCCATCCGCACGCGCACGCGCAGTGCCGGGGTTGGATGTCGCGCAAGCTTCCCGACGCGACGCTCGTGGCCGCGAACTCCACGGCCGAGGCGGCGCGGCAGGTGTCGCGCTCGCGCCGGACCGACCAGGCCGCGATCGGAACGGCGTTCGCCGCGGAGCTGTACGGGCTCGAACTGCTCGCCAGCGAGATCGAGGACCACCCCGAGAACCGCACGCGCTTCGTGCTGCTCGGCCGTGGCGTCCCCGGTCCGACGGGGCACGACAAGACGTCGATCGTGTGCTTCCAGCGCGAGGACAAGCCCGGCTCGCTGCTCGCGATCCTCCAGGAGTTCGCGGCGCGAGGCATCAACCTCAACAAGCTCGAGTCACGTCCGACGAAGCGGGGGCTGGGCCAGTACTGCTTCTTCATCGACTGCACCGGACACATCGCCGACGAGGTCGTCGCCGACTGTCTCCGAACGCTCGCCGCGCGGCAGGCCGAGGTGAAGTTCCTCGGCTCGTACCCCGTCGCGGGTGAAGAGGAGGCGCACGCGCGCCGGACCGCGGTCGGGCGCGCCGCGCGTGCCGCGGAGCGTTGGATGGACGGCCTCCGGGCCCAGATCCGCGCCGAGGGACACGCGTGA
- a CDS encoding ABC transporter ATP-binding protein: MSTVRDGTRVEQRGWIRRMGTYLRPHSGKVFVAFGAAVLGTTIAAFSPIVERAVVDDGIVARHGSLTGWLILLVVFGVARFGAAYVRRYWGGRVSLDVQHDLRTAIFEQLQRLDFARHDEMQTGQLVSRASSDVTLIQGLLAFLPIALGNVIMFIVSVALMVWLSPLLTVIMLVVAPLLLFTAVKLRTTIFPASWDAQQKAGEVAIVVEEAVTGVRVVKGFGQEQQELDRLVADARRLYGSRTRLVRIQARLQAVLQTIPALAQVAVLALGGWLALHGEITIGTFYAFMAYVSNLVPPVRMLAGVLTVGQLARAGAERVFDLLDSNPLVTESPDATELPRSHGDVAFDGVTFGYLRSEPVLHEFSLHVAPGETVALVGTSGSGKSTVGLLLPRFYDVQQGAVRVDGVDVRDVTLSSLRNQIGVVFEDSFLFSDTVRANIAFGRPDATDDDVIAAARAAEAHEFIERLPEGYDTVVGEQGLTLSGGQRQRVALARALLTRPRILLLDDATSSVDARVEEEIHATLSRLLEGHTTILIAHRRSTLALADRIVVVDAGAVLDSGTHDELWARCRLYRTLLSGPGEDAEGVDAEDDLAEAAAGADPLDVLSDEGVTVSAWQVREEQDGLVGAAPVAAANRGMGFGGGGGGGGWAGGAGMALAPTPELLAKVARLPAAREEPRVDVTYETRMGERFRLAEFLRPYRAALAFGILLVALDGIATLLGPALVKAGLDRGVAARSTGALFAITGAFLVVTLLDWLDMWAETVVTGTTAERLLFALRAKIFAHLQRLGVDYYEQEMAGRVMTRMTTDVDALSQLLQNGLVNALVNVVTFVGVGIALAVMNPRLAGIAALALPPLVVATLLFRRASSRAYERARERIAAVNANLQEGLSGVRVSQAFGQEGRSSREFEDVARGYLDARLRAQQLVAMYFPFVEMLSELTAAMVLAAGAALLPSGARSGAAVIAFLLYLDLFFTPIQQLSQVFDSWQQARVSLGRIGELLDTPSSVPPPVDAVVPGRLRGEITFEHVRFRYPTAVDDALRDVDLRVSPGESVALVGETGAGKSTIVKLVARFYDVSGGRVLVDGVPVDRYEPSAYHAQLGVVPQEAFLFSGTIRDNIAYGRRDATHAEVEAAARAVGAHAFIASLPNGYLQHVSERGRSLSSGQRQLIALARARLVDPAILLLDEATSNLDLATEAVVTRAMGIAARGRTTLLIAHRLQTARLADRIVVVDDGCIVEDGTHDELVRHEGRYAEMWAASAPEARAV, encoded by the coding sequence ATGAGCACCGTCCGCGATGGCACGCGCGTGGAGCAGCGCGGGTGGATCCGTCGGATGGGCACGTACCTGCGCCCGCACAGCGGCAAGGTGTTCGTCGCGTTCGGCGCGGCGGTGCTCGGCACGACGATCGCCGCGTTCAGTCCCATCGTCGAACGCGCGGTCGTAGACGACGGGATCGTCGCGCGGCACGGGTCGCTCACCGGATGGTTGATCCTGCTCGTCGTCTTCGGTGTCGCGCGCTTCGGTGCGGCATACGTGCGTCGCTACTGGGGCGGTCGCGTCAGCCTGGACGTGCAACACGACCTGCGCACTGCGATCTTCGAGCAGCTGCAACGCCTCGACTTCGCGCGACACGACGAGATGCAGACCGGTCAGCTCGTGAGCCGCGCGAGCTCCGACGTCACGCTCATCCAGGGTCTGCTCGCGTTCCTGCCGATCGCGCTCGGCAACGTGATCATGTTCATCGTCTCCGTCGCGCTCATGGTGTGGCTGTCGCCGCTCCTGACGGTGATCATGCTCGTCGTCGCGCCGCTGCTGCTGTTCACCGCGGTGAAGCTGCGGACGACGATCTTCCCGGCCAGCTGGGACGCGCAGCAAAAGGCCGGCGAGGTCGCGATCGTCGTCGAGGAAGCCGTCACGGGTGTGCGCGTCGTGAAGGGCTTCGGCCAGGAGCAGCAGGAGCTCGACCGGCTCGTCGCCGACGCACGCCGGCTGTACGGGTCGCGCACGCGGCTCGTCCGGATCCAGGCGCGGCTGCAGGCCGTGCTGCAGACGATCCCCGCGCTCGCGCAGGTCGCGGTGCTCGCGCTGGGCGGGTGGCTCGCGCTGCACGGTGAGATCACGATCGGCACGTTCTACGCGTTCATGGCGTACGTCTCGAACCTCGTGCCTCCCGTGCGCATGCTCGCGGGCGTCCTGACGGTCGGGCAGCTCGCGCGCGCCGGCGCGGAGCGCGTCTTCGACCTGCTCGACTCCAACCCGCTCGTCACGGAGTCACCCGACGCCACCGAGCTGCCACGTTCACACGGGGACGTGGCGTTCGACGGCGTCACGTTCGGCTACCTGCGCTCCGAGCCCGTGCTGCACGAGTTCTCGTTGCACGTCGCTCCCGGCGAGACGGTCGCGCTCGTCGGGACCTCGGGCTCGGGGAAGTCGACGGTCGGTTTGCTCCTCCCTCGGTTCTACGACGTGCAGCAGGGTGCCGTGCGCGTCGACGGCGTGGACGTGCGCGACGTGACGCTGTCGTCGTTGCGCAACCAGATCGGTGTGGTGTTCGAGGACAGCTTCCTCTTCTCCGACACGGTACGGGCGAACATCGCGTTCGGCCGGCCCGACGCGACCGACGACGACGTGATCGCTGCCGCGCGCGCCGCCGAGGCGCACGAGTTCATCGAGCGCCTCCCGGAGGGGTACGACACGGTCGTCGGGGAGCAGGGCCTCACGCTGTCGGGCGGTCAACGACAACGCGTCGCACTCGCGCGCGCGTTGTTGACCAGGCCGCGGATCCTGCTGCTCGACGACGCCACGTCGTCCGTCGACGCGCGCGTCGAGGAGGAGATCCACGCGACCTTGTCACGGCTGCTCGAGGGACACACGACGATCCTCATCGCGCACCGCCGGTCGACGCTCGCGCTCGCGGACCGCATCGTCGTCGTCGACGCCGGCGCGGTCCTCGACAGCGGCACGCACGACGAGCTGTGGGCGCGGTGCCGGCTCTACCGGACCCTGCTGTCCGGCCCGGGCGAGGACGCCGAGGGCGTCGACGCGGAGGACGACCTCGCCGAGGCGGCGGCCGGAGCGGATCCCCTCGACGTGTTGAGCGACGAGGGCGTCACCGTGTCCGCGTGGCAGGTCCGCGAGGAGCAGGACGGGCTCGTCGGCGCCGCGCCGGTGGCGGCCGCCAACCGGGGCATGGGGTTCGGCGGCGGCGGAGGTGGCGGCGGTTGGGCGGGCGGGGCCGGGATGGCGCTCGCCCCGACCCCGGAGCTGCTCGCCAAGGTCGCGCGGCTCCCGGCCGCGCGCGAGGAGCCGCGCGTCGACGTCACGTACGAGACGCGCATGGGTGAGCGGTTCCGCCTGGCGGAGTTCCTCCGCCCGTACCGCGCCGCGCTCGCGTTCGGCATCCTGCTGGTCGCGCTCGACGGCATCGCGACGCTGCTCGGTCCCGCGCTCGTGAAGGCGGGGCTCGACCGCGGTGTGGCGGCGCGCTCGACGGGCGCGCTGTTCGCGATCACGGGCGCGTTCCTCGTGGTCACGCTTCTCGACTGGCTCGACATGTGGGCCGAGACCGTCGTGACCGGAACGACCGCGGAGCGGTTGCTGTTCGCACTCCGGGCCAAGATCTTCGCCCACCTCCAGCGTCTCGGCGTCGACTACTACGAGCAGGAGATGGCCGGGCGCGTCATGACGCGCATGACGACCGACGTCGACGCGCTCTCGCAGCTCCTGCAGAACGGGCTCGTGAACGCGCTCGTCAACGTCGTGACGTTCGTCGGCGTGGGCATCGCGCTCGCCGTCATGAACCCGCGGCTCGCCGGGATCGCGGCGCTCGCGCTCCCACCGCTCGTCGTCGCGACGCTCCTGTTCCGCCGGGCGTCGAGCCGCGCGTACGAGCGCGCCCGCGAGCGGATCGCCGCGGTGAACGCGAACCTCCAGGAGGGACTGTCCGGCGTTCGGGTGTCGCAGGCCTTCGGGCAGGAAGGGCGCAGCTCCCGCGAGTTCGAGGACGTCGCCCGCGGATACCTCGACGCCCGTCTCCGCGCGCAGCAGCTCGTCGCGATGTACTTCCCGTTCGTCGAGATGCTCTCGGAGCTCACCGCGGCGATGGTCCTCGCGGCGGGCGCAGCACTGCTGCCGAGCGGTGCCCGGTCGGGCGCCGCCGTGATCGCCTTCCTCCTGTACCTCGATCTGTTCTTCACGCCGATCCAGCAGCTGTCGCAGGTCTTCGACTCCTGGCAGCAGGCGCGAGTGTCGCTCGGTCGCATCGGGGAGCTGCTCGACACGCCGAGCTCCGTCCCGCCGCCTGTCGACGCGGTGGTGCCCGGACGTCTCCGTGGGGAGATCACGTTCGAGCACGTTCGCTTCCGCTATCCGACCGCGGTCGACGACGCGCTGCGCGACGTCGATCTGCGCGTGTCGCCGGGTGAGTCCGTCGCGCTGGTCGGCGAGACCGGTGCGGGCAAGTCGACGATCGTGAAGCTGGTCGCGCGCTTCTACGACGTGAGCGGCGGCCGCGTGCTCGTCGACGGCGTGCCCGTCGACCGCTACGAGCCCTCCGCGTACCACGCGCAGCTCGGCGTCGTCCCCCAGGAGGCGTTCCTGTTCTCGGGCACGATCCGCGACAACATCGCGTACGGACGGCGGGACGCGACCCACGCCGAGGTCGAGGCCGCCGCGCGCGCGGTCGGGGCGCATGCGTTCATCGCGTCACTGCCGAACGGCTACCTGCAGCACGTCAGCGAGCGCGGCCGGTCCCTGTCGTCCGGGCAGCGTCAGCTCATCGCGCTCGCACGCGCGCGACTCGTCGACCCCGCGATCCTGCTGCTCGACGAGGCGACCTCGAACCTCGACCTCGCGACCGAGGCGGTCGTCACGCGCGCGATGGGCATCGCGGCCCGGGGCCGCACGACGTTGTTGATCGCGCACCGTCTGCAGACCGCGCGCCTCGCGGACCGGATCGTCGTCGTCGACGACGGTTGCATCGTCGAGGACGGGACACACGACGAGCTCGTGCGCCACGAGGGCCGGTACGCAGAGATGTGGGCGGCGTCCGCCCCCGAGGCACGCGCCGTCTGA
- a CDS encoding alpha-amylase family glycosyl hydrolase produces the protein MSEKAWWRDGVLYQIYPRSFADTNGDGVGDLRGILDHLDHLQRLGVAGVWLNPVTVSPDADWGYDVADYTAVQPVLGTLDDLDALIAAAGERGIRVLLDLVPNHTSDRHPWFVESRSSRDNPKRDWYVWADPKPDGSPPNNWISSFGGPAWTFDDATGQYYLHNFLTEQPDLNWWNEEVRDEFDRILRFWFDRGVAGFRIDVVHMMVKDRLLRDNPAATEDDHWFVQLQAQRQVYNANRPEVHDVLRRWRRLADSYSPGRILVGETHVFDYATLASFYGDDDELHLAFNFMMLHAPFDATTLCDVVTRTLAAIPDGCWPVWTGGNHDTYRFPSRWANGNVDAARCALLMLVTLPGTPFLYYGDELGMPDTDVPRDRLLDPVGVRLYPVYGRDPERTPMPWTGGAGAGFTDPGVEPWLPFGDVDACNVADQTDDPASTLTFTRDLVALRAASEDVRRGRYELLDGPPGTWTFRRGSGTVVALNLSDRAVETKPGRGTVRLGTRRDREGELVDGALTLRPWEAAVVELG, from the coding sequence GTGAGCGAGAAGGCATGGTGGCGCGACGGCGTCCTGTACCAGATCTACCCGCGCTCGTTCGCGGACACGAACGGTGACGGGGTCGGCGACCTGCGCGGCATCCTCGACCACCTCGATCATCTCCAACGACTCGGCGTCGCCGGCGTCTGGCTCAACCCGGTGACCGTGTCTCCCGATGCCGACTGGGGCTACGACGTCGCGGACTACACGGCCGTGCAACCGGTCCTCGGGACGCTCGACGACCTCGACGCGCTGATCGCGGCAGCCGGCGAGCGAGGGATCCGCGTGCTGCTCGACCTCGTCCCGAACCACACGAGTGACCGCCATCCGTGGTTCGTCGAGTCGCGCTCGTCGCGCGACAACCCGAAGCGCGATTGGTACGTGTGGGCCGACCCGAAGCCCGACGGGTCGCCCCCGAACAACTGGATCAGCAGCTTCGGCGGTCCCGCGTGGACCTTCGACGACGCGACGGGCCAGTACTACCTGCACAACTTTCTCACCGAGCAGCCCGACCTCAACTGGTGGAACGAGGAGGTGCGCGACGAATTCGACCGCATCCTGCGGTTCTGGTTCGACCGTGGCGTCGCCGGGTTCCGCATCGACGTCGTGCACATGATGGTGAAGGACCGGTTGCTGCGCGACAACCCGGCCGCGACCGAGGACGACCACTGGTTCGTGCAGCTCCAGGCTCAGCGGCAGGTGTACAACGCGAACCGTCCCGAGGTGCACGACGTCCTGCGGCGGTGGCGTCGCCTCGCCGACTCGTACTCACCCGGACGGATACTCGTCGGCGAGACGCACGTCTTCGACTACGCGACGCTGGCGTCGTTCTACGGCGACGACGACGAGCTGCACCTCGCGTTCAACTTCATGATGCTGCACGCGCCGTTCGACGCCACGACGCTCTGCGACGTCGTCACGCGCACGCTCGCCGCGATCCCCGACGGGTGCTGGCCGGTCTGGACGGGCGGCAACCACGACACCTACCGGTTCCCGAGTCGTTGGGCCAACGGCAACGTGGACGCGGCGCGCTGCGCGCTGCTCATGCTCGTCACCTTGCCGGGTACGCCGTTCCTCTACTACGGCGACGAGCTCGGCATGCCGGACACCGACGTCCCCCGCGACCGATTGCTCGATCCGGTCGGCGTGCGGCTCTACCCGGTTTACGGCCGCGACCCCGAGCGCACCCCGATGCCGTGGACCGGTGGTGCAGGTGCCGGCTTCACCGACCCGGGCGTCGAGCCGTGGCTGCCGTTCGGCGACGTGGACGCGTGCAACGTCGCCGACCAGACCGACGATCCGGCGTCCACGCTCACGTTCACACGCGACCTCGTCGCGTTGCGCGCTGCCTCCGAGGACGTGCGTCGCGGTCGCTACGAGCTGCTCGACGGGCCGCCCGGCACGTGGACCTTCCGGCGCGGCTCGGGCACCGTTGTCGCGCTGAACCTCAGCGACCGCGCGGTCGAGACGAAACCGGGCCGCGGCACCGTGCGCCTCGGGACGCGCCGCGACCGCGAGGGCGAGCTCGTGGACGGTGCTCTCACGTTGCGACCGTGGGAAGCAGCCGTCGTCGAGCTCGGGTAA
- a CDS encoding metallophosphoesterase family protein, whose protein sequence is MALADTHVRPGAKPQLPEAVYDALTGIDLVLHAGDVVGRDLLLELSAFAPVHAVLGNNDHELVGVLPETLTTTVEGVRIGMVHEPGPRAGRMSRLRRRFPDCDLVVFGHTHEPCDEIGVDGQRLFNPGSPTQRRRAPYRSYGLLDVHEGAITSHRIVQIPAT, encoded by the coding sequence ATGGCGCTCGCCGATACCCACGTGCGTCCGGGAGCGAAACCGCAGCTCCCGGAGGCCGTCTACGACGCGCTCACGGGCATCGACCTGGTGTTGCACGCCGGCGACGTGGTCGGCCGGGACCTCCTGCTCGAGCTGTCGGCGTTCGCCCCCGTGCACGCAGTGCTGGGGAACAACGACCACGAGCTGGTCGGCGTGCTGCCCGAGACGCTAACGACGACGGTCGAGGGCGTTCGCATCGGGATGGTCCACGAGCCGGGGCCGCGTGCCGGTCGAATGTCACGTTTGCGCCGTCGCTTCCCCGACTGCGACCTGGTCGTCTTCGGGCACACGCACGAGCCGTGTGACGAGATCGGCGTCGACGGCCAGCGCCTGTTCAATCCGGGTTCGCCGACCCAGCGTCGCCGCGCGCCCTACCGGTCGTACGGGCTCCTGGACGTGCACGAGGGAGCGATCACGTCGCACCGCATCGTCCAGATCCCCGCGACGTGA
- a CDS encoding PadR family transcriptional regulator, with translation MSRPRQEMTTTTYAVLGLLCVRPWSAYELTQQMARSMRFMWPRAESGIYREPQKLVALGHASVRDVAAGPRRTKQVYSATPSGRRALRRWLRAPSAPPQFESEALVKFFFADRGAPDDAKRMLDELASHGEALQDAFRAITASYADGPGPFPERLHIGSLIGRFLFEYSRALVEWSAWAREHVDDWPETGPAAARLGHAVQEENARLAGIAGRAHRT, from the coding sequence ATGTCAAGACCCCGGCAGGAGATGACGACCACGACGTACGCGGTGCTCGGGCTGCTGTGCGTCCGGCCGTGGTCGGCCTACGAGCTCACGCAGCAGATGGCGCGGAGCATGCGCTTCATGTGGCCGCGCGCCGAGAGCGGGATCTACCGGGAGCCGCAGAAGCTCGTCGCGTTGGGCCACGCGAGCGTCCGCGACGTCGCGGCGGGGCCGCGCCGCACGAAGCAGGTGTACTCCGCGACGCCGAGCGGCCGACGGGCGCTGCGGCGGTGGCTGCGCGCGCCGTCCGCGCCACCGCAGTTCGAGTCGGAGGCTCTCGTGAAGTTCTTCTTCGCCGACCGCGGCGCGCCGGACGACGCGAAGCGGATGCTCGACGAGCTGGCGTCGCACGGGGAGGCGCTGCAGGACGCCTTCCGCGCGATCACCGCGTCGTACGCGGACGGGCCCGGTCCCTTCCCCGAGCGCCTGCACATCGGGTCGCTCATCGGGCGATTCCTCTTCGAGTACTCGCGCGCGCTCGTCGAGTGGTCGGCATGGGCACGCGAACACGTCGACGACTGGCCCGAGACCGGACCGGCGGCGGCACGTCTCGGACACGCGGTCCAGGAGGAGAACGCGCGCCTCGCCGGCATCGCCGGCCGCGCGCACCGGACGTAG